The Dunckerocampus dactyliophorus isolate RoL2022-P2 chromosome 16, RoL_Ddac_1.1, whole genome shotgun sequence nucleotide sequence CCatcctaaaaacacacacacacacacacacacacacacatttccattgATTCACAAACTCATCCAACTCATTTATTCAGGTGCATTATGGGAAATATGTGTAAAAGTACAGCTTTACATACAGAGCAACATCTCCTTGGGTTTGCGTGTGTTACCTTGTTGACTTGTTTTAAGTACCCTTCGGCCTCACTTCTCGTCACTTTGCCAACATACCAACGAGGGTCCAACCCCTATACAAACACAAAGTCTAATGAGGTCAAAAGAGCTCATCCAGGCATTTTTCCTGGgcgtttccctcaatgaaccgcagctgcCCGGTGCTAGCGGCACTCACgcatccccagaccatgaccCTCCCACCACCAAGCTTGACTAtaaggcaagacacaattatcttgctactaaCGTGTGTTGCCAGCTACTTAGACAGTAACGGCTGTGTGCTGTTcacagtatatccaagttttatTTCTACAGATGTGTCCCTTGAGAAGGTATCTTCTGGTGTCTTGAAATGTGAGCGGCCTGCTCGCTTTGTAACATATTGTGCATAGGAAGACaagaacacagacacacacacacacacacacacacagtaagtgAAAACACATTCTACACATTACAGTATTATTGTACATGCATTCATTAATATGTCGGTGGACAAACTTTCACACACAGTACAGTCTGAAAATGACAGTAGAGTAAGCTGATATGAAGTATTAGCTCCACCTGCTGTTCATGTGAGGCATTGCACACGCTGGTGTACATGTTACCTGTCTTGATGCTGGTTTTTGTGGAGGAGAACGAAAGCGGTCTGATTCAGCAAAGTTGCTCCTATCATCCACGGAGCCTGCGCGCACACATGACATGAGATCTATTTTAACCATACAATATATTTAAACCCACGTTATGTTTGAGATattacaacaaggaactctcccaatccTAAtgtgtgagttattatgtcttattttcttttattatgcctactatatttggtaataggagtgtaaaggtgactaaaggggtgttatttcacgtgtacagggctctaatattgttaaaaaacgtatttagaaggctatAAACAAGGTTTTTATCACTTCATCTTCTTACCGGTGTGAACACTGAGAGGCAGTGACCTGACAGAGGTGGTGCCAGCAGGCAAACTGGATAATAAAAAGAACACACATTATGTAGCAGTGAACGTCTAAATCATAGTAAGGAACATTGTTATGATGCAAGTGACTTTCTACCTGTCTCCATGACGGCTGGGTGGTGCAGGGCGGGGGCCCAGATTTTTCTGGAGGAGGGGAAACGTGCTGTGTTTGCGTGCTGGAATAGAATGTAAAGCAAACCTGTTATTATTTCGGAAAAACATTATCCATGGGgcgttttttttcatgttattctAAATTACTTTTGTGGCGCCCTCTATGGGTTGTGATCAAAATGCTTTAGAAGACATGACGCTAGCATACGTGTCTTTGTTGTTGTCGTATGTCCATGCAGTTATCCTCGAAGTTATGTAATCatgagacaaatggtcaatgacttatgaatAATTAGTTGCTCAGTCCCACCCGCACCCccgcaaagatgttttgcttgatggcagccatgtttctcaaccaatcttgctcacatttgacacatgtgctgaaCATGGATAACTCTTACCATCACTGTGTGTCACACCGTCAAACCTGCAACACCAAAAGTTgggattattagttttattcaACACTTACAACAAATGGATTTCTCAACGCTAAAGAGGGAGGCTGACCTGCTGGGAGGAGGCCTGACGGAGGAGCTGCTCCTGCTGATGGAGacggaggagggaggaggaagaaCAGGAGGTTTGGACCTCGAGGGAGCATCTAGGACGTCGACCTGAGGCCTGAAGACAAACACAATCATCCAATCATCCTGAACTAATAACCACAAAGAGCAACATATTCGGTAGAACTCTCAGACATAAGCAAGATACATACTAGGATACAATTCAGTACAGTGATAGAACTGAATTTTATGTTAACATCTAGGACAGGGGTGTTTAAAGTGCAGTCCGAGGGGCATTTGCGCCTCTtgcgtttgttttttaattgcccCGCGGCacaatgtacacaaaaaaattattaaaactgcagcaaaaattggaaaaatagagcaaaaagggagaatgtgaagagaaaaggctgaaatgttgataataataactgataatatCACAAAGCGTGGTCTTTTTCTGTATGAATAttcggggtgtcacaagatctcgtgataTTAAAACGTGCCaagatttcagaaaaaaaatgtctcatgggcactcAGCCTGTGACAatcataaattcattaattaattacacaatgaatgaaaatgaactcgatcattttgccggctataatatattgccatgcgcatgcgtgtctgttttcagcATTGCTTGCGAGAAAAgtggcaaaataaaatataataatatgttatAATATGTTAAGATGCGCTGTGCTTTGCAGCAGTGAGTGGGTGCTCTGTGGGCTTGATAGTCGCCCCTCTCTACATCGCGATTCGAACATCGCATCCTCACTCTACCACAGCTTTTCCAAacgttaattaataaatgatcgctgtttcaagGTTGACTACTACGGcctgaaaatatgcatattaaaccAAATTGTATAGATTtctggcccaaattaagcatttccaagcataaacatggctaaatgaactaaattacAAATACACTATAAGCCCTtaagaccaccaacttgtgaatgtagcattccacattggtcactaggtgtcagtaatggttcTGTGAGACGccaccgaagcaccagacttgaacaaccggcttttattgcaggtttaaaacgatctcataacaggcacaataataataataccccgCCCTTCCcccgatgtcagctgggataccaactttttgtgtgtgtgtgtctctgtgagTGTGCGTTACCTTCGAGATTGTGTGGCCGGCTGTAGCAAACAGAAATGACATGAAAatggaagaggaaaaaaagtagctTGGTCAAGAAGATGCATGCAACACTTCACAGGGTACTCATTGAAATACTTAAAAATTATGGCTTTAAAGTGAACtatgattatatatattctAAACATGATAAGGACATGCACTATTATTTTCTCATTGATTAATTGGGAGAACTCTCCCGCTGTGTAGTGAGTTGTGTGTGGCATCCAAAGTTACCAAAAATGGTTCCTGGCTATGCTAGTATTTTGTCATTGAAAAGGAACCACACGTGGTAACTTAGGTCATATTGGACACCGCTAGATGGCAACAGGATCATGTGATTTCACTCAGCCAATCAGTGAAGAAAGGTAAACACAAGtattaaaaaggttttaaataaagtacaacaaaatCATATGATATTGGCTttgtataataatattacattttagtaAATGTGCCATAAATGCTATAATTATTTTGGGGGggttatttttgtttaatgagTTACAGATAAATAGTCTGTCGAAAAGTCCTGttatgtactttaaaaaaaaaaaaaaaagagagagaccaCAAACCCACCCTCTCCTCTGTGTTGGGACctacgaggaaaaaaatcccacattaGTGTTCAGATATTCTTAAATGTGAATAAAACAGGAAGACATTTTTGAATGaatcaaattttaaaaattctgCCGACAAAGTACCTCGAATGGGAGACGAGTTTCGTCCTGGTTTGTTGCCGCGGAAAATCTGCGGTGGTTCTGGAAGCACTGAACACAATACGAGGGGGGCATCGTTATGGCACCACAGCATTATACCAAAGTGAGTATTCTGACACTGGATGTTACTCACACTTCCCCGATGGTTGTCTAGCACGGTGCGGGGAGTGATCTCTACTGGACAACGACTCACCTGGCTGCACAAACACAAGCAGTATCATGTTAaccataacaataacaataacgaTAATAAAAGGTCCGTTTTGAAGTTCTgggttttcatgacgtcatgaaaggAAAAATCTCCGTCTCTGCAAACCTGgcatgatgctgctgttaaaatgtaactAATGTTAGTACTGAAGCTCACATAGCTATTCTAGTGTGCTAATGTGCATGTCCTCTTGTCCACCggctccttaatgttacattgttgtgtgtgatgtatggcatctattttattggacaagtgcagagttacagtgtatgttAAAGGGACTCACCATGCGGGGCGACAGAGGTGGGAGGGAGGCGGCCGGTGGGCGGAGACTAACAGCAGGGGGCGGGCCTCTTGACGCACGTTTATCCCTATTATCTGCAGAGTTCACCCAAGtagaccacacatactgtacgtgtcATCATAATGCTTTGAAGACGTGAAGAAAACAATGACCAAGTGCTGCTTACCATGCAAACTGTTTTAGTGAACTAGATGGGGGCAATGTCTGAATTGCCAGacattggttgagaaatgtgcgaatggtggaagtttgaaaaatggcctgttcattttcaatgtggaaaaatgttgtggtggttttgtatttttggaaaatctgggaaTGTTTTGAAATAGGTGAATAGAATAGCCAACTATTTCCGAAGGggctgaacgatttgatgctggattggtttgaatcggttgaaaaatgaaggagttATAGGACAAAAATAAATTGGCAGAATAAGAATGAACAAAGCACCTGCTTAGAATTGTCTAAGTGTAATTGCGCTTTGACACAATTATGGTCAGATAACATCGTATCAAAGACATCTGAGCTCATTTTGGCTCATCCATTGGCGGTGATTCAAAAGCTAAAGTAGGTTAAAATCCTACCGATGTAATCGCCATCCCCAAGGGGAAGGGCGGGGCACGGTTTGTGATTCAAGTCCTCTGAGGGTTCCGAGGGAGGAGGTTCGTAATTGTCGGCCCAGTCCGAGTTATCATTCGGCGAGTCGTCACCATCGCTCTTAACATTGCCCTCATCGCCGCTGTTTGGATTCTCGTAGTCATCAGTGTACTCTTCGTCATcctgaaaacaaacacacccaGAGAAAGCGTAATTAAGTAACTTGTGTTGAGGTAAAATAATCGACATCGTACCGTACTTACAAATTCGTCGTCGTCCCAACCTTCAACGTTGGGGGCTGTTGGAGAAGAAACCAGTTAGTTAGCAGCACAGGAGTTAAACCGTTATAGCTGTGATATGTGAATCtacacgaagtaggattctttaggTATAAAAGGAAGattttcatagaaaacctgtttaggaccttctgtTTACAACCCCACTTCCCTATGTTGCAGCAAGTTCAATTTACTGTTCTACGGTTATCATCGCACTTCCCTTGGCCGCCACTTGTACTCTTCTGTGGtgacaacacaaaaatacaacaaaggaaaacaaaagcaaacttGTGGATTTATTGCTTTTTCCCTATGACGAAAGCGAGACGTTGACGAGCTAAATATGGCTCTTGGATGACTAAAACGTGACGAGTCGTGTCAGTTTTTGTTGACGGTGTCACTGGGTTATCTATCAGacatttaaaatgcatgactTTTCTGCCTACAAATAGCCGCGGGCCCTAAATAGCCCATGGGCCGCACTTTTGGACAGCCCTGGTCTAATGattgtaaaactttgaggatatctgtattactgtattgtattgtatgctaTTGTGTTGTCCAAAGCACAACCCATGAGGGGCATCCAAATTGTCCTTAAATGTCTGCAAACAAATGTTCTCCTTACCCGAGTGAACACTGAGAGGCAGTGACCCGACAGAAGTGACACCAGGAGGCAAACTgctgcaaaagaaaaagaacacacTGAATATCTGCACCTTTAGCAGCAATGTGATATTGTCGTGATGTGACTTTCTACCTGTCTCCGCAGCGGCTGGGTGGTGCAGGGCGGGGGGCCAGATTTTTATGAGGGAGGGTAAACTTTGGtgctgaaagacaaaaaaacccgACATTGTTTATATTCAAGTAATAAAGATGGTTGGATTGAATGAAAATGGTGACCTCTTACCGTCATTGTGTgcttgctaaaaaaaacaataagacaATAATAAGATGCTTGCAGTGGACAGATAACCAGGCAAAAATCAAACTCACCTCCCTCATTCCGTCAAACCtacaaacaccaaaaaaatatgacattatattatcaaataacaaaatgtgACGAGCAAAAATCACTCACCTGTTGGGAGGAGGCCCGACGGAGGAGTTGCACCTTCCGATGGAGgcagaggaggaaggaggaggaggaggtttaGACCTGCTGGGAGGATCTGGGACATCCACTTGAGGCCTTAAGACAAACACACagtcaacctttttttttttgtattacataTCATTTATTGAtcgtgtgttatttttttttttgcatactgtatgtgttcgcTTACCTCCGAGAGGGTTTGCCTGGCTGTACATAcatgcagggaaaaaaaaaaacacttttgataCCATAGGCAATTATCTCTATTAAGTCACGGTATGATGCTTTTATGtgcatgaaacacacacaccttctcTGCAACACTGGGACCTGTAAAGACAGAATCTAGTCTAGATTAATTGTAATAATCCAAACAGGCAGTGATAAATATCCAGCACAAGTGGCAAACTCAAGTAACATATagtccttgaaagcaccattTGCTGATGAAGGTTCATACCTCGAATGGGAGATGAATTCCGGCCCGGTTTGTTGCCACGGAAGATCTGCGGTGGTCCTGGGAGCACTAATCACAACATGTGATAATAATGGGACACTGAGATAGACGGCAAAGatggtcacatgaccagaacATACTGTCTGGTGCAATAAAGTTAGAAGACTATTGTACAGTCATGTGATAAATTTTCTATTTCACGTGACTGGAAATGACGTTTGTGGCGCCCCCAATAGGtggtgctcaaaatgctttggaagatatGCAAGCATCCATGTAATACAGAGGTTTTATAATCGTAAATGATCAATGACTAATGGACAA carries:
- the lcp2a gene encoding lymphocyte cytosolic protein 2a isoform X2, whose protein sequence is MSGGRVPSRSEVMEWSPQQLAEYLRKMNLSDCDRTVLKNSINGIRFVNLSDNDLQKFPKLHTPIISKLSADISKKEERRGLFGKKTMTPKFHEAALEVHGLGDNHSDEDDFNDYESPNSGGDDDGSSQSDYEIPNDGMDGTDHYELPPSEPSEDLAHKLRTALPLGEADYIDNRDQHVPSRGPPPAVSPRPPVVSRPTLSPCMPGRDHSPHSSRRPSEKLLPGPPQIFRGNKPGRNSSPIRGPSVAEKPGKPSRRPQVDVPDPPSRSKPPPPPSSSASIGRCNSSVGPPPNRFDGMREQAHNDAPKFTLPHKNLAPRPAPPSRCGDSLPPGVTSVGSLPLSVHSAPNVEGWDDDEFDDEEYTDDYENPNSGDEGNVKSDGDDSPNDNSDWADNYEPPPSEPSEDLNHKPCPALPLGDGDYIDNRDKRASRGPPPAVSLRPPAASLPPLSPRMPGESLSSRDHSPHRARQPSGKLLPEPPQIFRGNKPGRNSSPIRGPNTEERPATQSRRPQVDVLDAPSRSKPPVLPPPSSVSISRSSSSVRPPPSRFDGVTHSDARKHSTFPLLQKNLGPRPAPPSRHGDSLPAGTTSVRSLPLSVHTGSVDDRSNFAESDRFRSPPQKPASRQGLDPRWYVGKVTRSEAEGYLKQVNKDGAYLVRDSSHQQSNQPYTLMVLHQNKVYNIQIRHQDQQFQLGTGLKVQESFPTVCDIIKHYSQCPLLLIDAKKRCHGQQNQCLLSDPAKNYMSGP
- the lcp2a gene encoding lymphocyte cytosolic protein 2a isoform X1; translation: MSGGRVPSRSEVMEWSPQQLAEYLRKMNLSDCDRTVLKNSINGIRFVNLSDNDLQKFPKLHTPIISKLSADISKKEERRGLFGKKTMTPKFHEAALEVHGLGDNHSDEDDFNDYESPNSGGDDDGSSQSDYEIPNDGMDGTDHYELPPSEPSEDLAHKLRTALPLGEADYIDNRDQHVPSRGPPPAVSPRPPVVSRPTLSPCMPGRDHSPHSSRRPSEKLLPGPPQIFRGNKPGRNSSPIRGPSVAEKPGKPSRRPQVDVPDPPSRSKPPPPPSSSASIGRCNSSVGPPPNRFDGMREQAHNDAPKFTLPHKNLAPRPAPPSRCGDSSLPPGVTSVGSLPLSVHSAPNVEGWDDDEFDDEEYTDDYENPNSGDEGNVKSDGDDSPNDNSDWADNYEPPPSEPSEDLNHKPCPALPLGDGDYIDNRDKRASRGPPPAVSLRPPAASLPPLSPRMPGESLSSRDHSPHRARQPSGKLLPEPPQIFRGNKPGRNSSPIRGPNTEERPATQSRRPQVDVLDAPSRSKPPVLPPPSSVSISRSSSSVRPPPSRFDGVTHSDARKHSTFPLLQKNLGPRPAPPSRHGDSLPAGTTSVRSLPLSVHTGSVDDRSNFAESDRFRSPPQKPASRQGLDPRWYVGKVTRSEAEGYLKQVNKDGAYLVRDSSHQQSNQPYTLMVLHQNKVYNIQIRHQDQQFQLGTGLKVQESFPTVCDIIKHYSQCPLLLIDAKKRCHGQQNQCLLSDPAKNYMSGP